Within Candidatus Methylomirabilota bacterium, the genomic segment TTCTGAGTTGCGCAGCTTTCTTAAAGAGAAGCTGCCTGAGTATATGATTCCCTCTGCTTTTATGTTCCTGGACGCTCTGCCTCTAACACCCAACGGCAAGGTAGACCGCCAGGCACTTCCGGCACCTGACCAGTCCAGGCCTGATTTGGAGAAAGTCTTCGTAGCCCCTCGTACTCCGGTCGAAGAAGAAGTGGCACGATGCTGGGCTGAAGTCCTTGCAATTGACCAAGTCGGTATCCACGACAACTTTTTTGACCTTGGTGGTCACTCCCTTTTAGCTACCCGCGTCATTTCACGATTGATCAAAGTATTTCAAATG encodes:
- a CDS encoding phosphopantetheine-binding protein, coding for MSPSTPLGTGKRLVAYVVSKQEPPPTVSELRSFLKEKLPEYMIPSAFMFLDALPLTPNGKVDRQALPAPDQSRPDLEKVFVAPRTPVEEEVARCWAEVLAIDQVGIHDNFFDLGGHSLLATRVISRLIKVFQMELPLRSIFESPTVAGMAIVIIQNQAKEAGPEDLARLMTELEALSDKEAERLFAEESAGDRKL